A genomic segment from Amphiura filiformis chromosome 10, Afil_fr2py, whole genome shotgun sequence encodes:
- the LOC140161637 gene encoding LOW QUALITY PROTEIN: integrase/recombinase xerD homolog (The sequence of the model RefSeq protein was modified relative to this genomic sequence to represent the inferred CDS: substituted 1 base at 1 genomic stop codon): MNLFECLQDAISVIVMNLLVSVLYFCFADAWKCLTPSLQDPTLKHLASVNLPALLMSAKATSTTKKYLATXKKWEAWASSNPEVSTFPVSPFHFSLYISHLAATGPKSIAVSAAAAVSWAHGLAGIPSPTSNSMVKTALQGFKRLRSTPTVRKEPITSDTLVKLFSSHGHSNANLADLRVLFTCFVSYAVFLRFDDLSLITRSDCTVSTDRMTIHLAKSKSDQYRDGADVVIARTSKPTCPVVVAERYFKALGDPPDSPLPVLRRLVSTRSGLIPSSSSLSYTCTREIVLDALRPLVPDISLYGLHSLRSGGASAACNAHVPSFLISKHGRWKTEKARNAYLKLDSSTTLPCWLQSPSGFERSETLISILPIFNVNLRWKSKSRS; the protein is encoded by the coding sequence ATGAATCTCTTTGAATGCCTACAAGACGCTATTAGCGTCATTGTTATGAACCTATTGGTGTCCGTTCTTTATTTTTGCTTTGCAGATGCTTGGAAATGTTTAACACCTTCGCTTCAAGACCCTACTTTGAAACATCTCGCCAGCGTCAATCTTCCAGCCCTTCTCATGTCAGCAAAGGCTACATCTACCACAAAGAAATACCTAGCCACGTAGAAAAAATGGGAGGCCTGGGCTTCATCAAATCCTGAAGTTTCAACATTTCCCGTTAGCCCTTTTCATTTTTCCCTTTATATTTCACACCTCGCTGCCACAGGTCCAAAATCTATCGCGGTATCCGCGGCAGCAGCCGTCAGTTGGGCGCACGGTCTAGCCGGTATTCCTTCACCAACGTCTAACTCTATGGTGAAAACTGCTTTGCAAGGTTTTAAGCGCTTAAGATCAACTCCAACCGTTCGTAAGGAGCCCATCACTTCAGACACGTTGGTCAAGTTATTTAGCTCGCACGGTCATTCCAACGCAAACTTGGCCGACCTCCGTGTCTTATTCACATGCTTCGTGAGTTATGCCGTCTTTCTGCGTTTCGACGACTTGAGTCTGATCACAAGAAGCGACTGTACTGTTTCAACTGATCGTATGACTATACACCTAGCAAAATCAAAGTCGGATCAATATAGGGATGGAGCAGACGTGGTAATCGCCAGGACTTCAAAGCCGACATGCCCAGTGGTCGTCGCGGAGCGGTACTTCAAAGCGTTAGGCGATCCCCCAGATTCACCTTTGCCTGTCCTACGTAGGCTAGTCAGTACACGTTCGGGTCTCATTCCTTCTTCCAGTTCATTGAGTTATACGTGCACTCGTGAGATCGTTTTAGATGCACTCAGACCCCTAGTTCCGGACATTTCTTTATACGGCCTTCATAGCCTTAGGTCCGGAGGAGCATCAGCTGCTTGTAATGCTCACGTGCCATCCTTTCTGATCTCAAAACATGGACGATGGAAGACCGAAAAGGCCAGAAATGCCTATCTTAAACTCGATTCATCCACCACCTTGCCGTGCTGGCTTCAAAGTCCCTCGGGATTTGAGCGATCTGAGACTTTAATAAGTATTTTGCCCATATTCAATGTCAACCTACGTTGGAAATCTAAATCGCGATCATGA